The uncultured Carboxylicivirga sp. genomic interval TACATTTACCGCAGTGAATACACTTATCAAAATCAATGGTTTGAACACCATTCTCATCTTTTCGAATTGCTTTAACAGGGCATGATTCTTCGCAAGGAACAGGCAAGTATGCAATGGCATGAAAGGGACAGGCTTTCTGACACAATCCACAATTAACACATGCCTGATGATCGATGTTGGCTTTACCATTAATAACAGTAATTGCATTTTTAGGGCAATTTACCTGGCAGGGTCTTCCTTCGCAACCCTGACAAAGGTTACTTACTGTATAATTTACCTGTACGCATGAACTACAGGCTTCGTCAACAATGGTTAAAAATTCACCGTTTGACTCAATTCCCTCAATGGCTTTTAATGCATAATCGCGCAATGGAGTTAATTCGTCCTCTTCATCGCTGATGTCTAAGCCCATGGCTGCCATAATTTTGTACTTTAGAACGGCTCGGTCTTTATGAACACAGCAACGAATTGGAGCTTTTGTACGAGGACGCATCTCCAATGGAATTCGATCAATCTGATCAAACAATTGATTTGAGTCCAGTAACTGAATCAATCGTACAAGTAATTCTCTTTTCGTTCTAACTGCGTTGTTGTAATAAGTCATATGGTATCTGTTGCTTTATTTTTCTGTGTTGATGTTTATAAATATTCGATATCCACTGTTTTCAGAAATTTAGTTTCTAAAAGGCTGGCTATCTTTTTAAGGATGTTTCTTCTGATTTCCAATTCAACCGGAAGATTCGGATCCTGATGGGCATTGTTTATTTGTGTGCCTGCCAGAATTAAAATTGAATCGCATTGCAATAATGTTCGAACCAAGTCTTCTGCAGGACCTGTTCCTTCAACAATATTATTTTTGATCGATTCAAGTATCGAAGAAGCTTTGCCTAATGTTAATATGCCTTCGGTTATTAAATCAATTCCGTTCATGGTGGCTTCAGGTGGTAACTCCAGATTATTCACATTTATTTTAACTTCCAGCTTGCGGTCTAATTCGCGCGAGATAATTTGAGAAGTTGTTCCTCCGCAAATAATCTTTTTACCTTCAAAAGTGGCAACTCGTTCGGCCAAAACACTGTCGTAATTTTTATAATAAGGAGGACCCGAAGCTAAAACCAGTTTGCGAGGCTCTCTGCAATAGATAACCTGACAGGTCGCATCATCTTTTAATTGGTTTAGATCGTTGGCTTTTGCTCTTTCCAGAATTTTACGAGCCATTTCCAGTGCCGAGATGGCTGGTTTCTGTTCTACCGAAGCCTTCACAAAATCTTTTAAACCTTCTTCGCCCCATCCAAAAGGATTGATTCTTGATCCTATACCTGATTGTGTTATTCCATCAGAAACAACAATGATGCGGTCTTCTTTCTCTAACTTGAGATGAGCGTTTTTTACAATACCTTCAATCTGATCGGGGCGGGCAATTTTTTGAATAGCATGTTGTAAGTTGATAAAACTCCCATTACGGTATATTATAATGGCCGGATTATGATATTCTGCAAAATGCGCTTCGCCAAAACAGTTAATATCAACAATGCTAAAAGTTGAATAGGCAATATGCCGTTGACTGTCAGATGGCATTGTTCGCAGAATAAACTCCGATGTATGTTCAAGCGGTTGATTACGTGTTGTAAATTGCAAGACCATACCGCTTGTCATTGTTGATAGAACATTTGCTTTTACACCCGATCCTAAACCATCGGCAAGTACCGAAACAAACCGGTCTTCATCCTTCAATTTGTGCGATTCACACGTGTCTCCACAAACATTCTGAAGATATTTGTTGGCCTGACAGGTTTCGGATTCTATGTAAAAGCACTTATTCTGCATGCGATTCGTCTTGTGTTTCTAAAATCGAATTCAGTAAAGAGTCGGTGTATGATGCATTCTCTCCCAATAGAAATGCAATTTTTTGCACCGTTTCCATATTTTTGTTGATAACTTCTCGTGTGCGTTTTTCGATAATTTCTTTTTGAAATTCGGGCTGAGCCATTCCTTGTAAAATACCGGTTACCAATTTGTGTTTTTGAACGTTAAATATGGAAAGTTGAAGGCGCTTGCCGTTTTCAACTACAGGTACTTCATAATATTCTTTGCCGGTTTGAAGCGCGGTTTTAAACATTGAGCCAAACGAAACTAATTTGTCGATGTTAGCACCTTTCATCCCCGGATTGGCATTGTAGCAAAGCTGAACTTCATCTCCTAATAGACGGGCGCAAGCACCATTCATTTCAACTACATTAAATAAGTCATCTAAAACAATTACACCCGAAGGTATTTTTTGTAATAATACAGTTGCTTTATGATGGGCCAAAGTGCGCATGTGCGATACACACATTTCGGGTTCGGCATGTTTCATTAGCATTGCTTTGGCAAACTTGCGGCAGCTATCGTATCCGCATCCGCTGCAATTTAACTCATCGGCAATACTTGTTTTACCAATAGTATGCAGCGCTTCTTTTACTTGTAATTCAGAAAATGACTTTTTATCAACGGTTTGTATATTGAAAAAATCACGTTCAATATTAAAATTGCTTTCTGTTTGAATTGTTTCAATTTGCTCTGCTATGCGTTGTTTGCAAGTATTGCGCAAGGCCATTTGTTTGCTGATCGAGACTTTAGAATCGCTCATGCCAGGGCCATTTATACAACCATTTTCACATGCAAGCAATTCTAGAAAGATCAGATCATCTGGATTTTCACTTTCAAGGTTATCCAACAATGTTTTGATATTTTTCAATCCGCTAAAGCTCATAAATTCAGCATTTGTATCTTCTTGCTGTTGAGCTATGGTTTCTATCATTCCTCCATCAAGCGGATAGATGGTGCTGTGTTGAGCTAGATGTGGCACAAAGGTATCTGTACCTTCATTGACTTCATCAAGCGATATTTTTTCTTGCTCAAGCCATGAGTTAAGTTCCTTAAATGTAAGCGCAACATCAACATTTCGTGATGCAAAGTCGGCTTCCGATTTTTTTGCAATGCATGGTCCAATAAATACTACGCCAGTATCATTTCCATACCATTTTTTTAATTGTTTAGCATGAGCCAGCATGGGCGACATAAAAGGAGTAATACTCAAGGTATGTTGCGGATAATACTTGCGAATGAGCTCAACTACCACCGGACAGGCTGATGAAATATATATTCCAGACTGTCTTATCTTCAGGAACTGATGCACTTGTTTTGAAACTTCCTGAGCACCTAAAGCTGTTTCGGATACACCTTTAAAACCTAATTTCTTTAATGCTGGTATAATGGCTTTGGCCTTATGGCCATATTCGGCAACATAAGAAGGAGCCAACGATACATATACTTGTTTCCGGTTTTTGATTAGTAGTTTTGTTCGAGCTACACCATCTCGCACTTTTTTTGCGCCAGTTGGACAAACGGCAACACATCTTCCGCAGTAAACGCACATTGAATCAATAATAGAGGCCTTATTATCAGTAACCTTTATTGCCTTGTTCGGACATTCACGAATGCATTTATAGCAATCCTGACAGTCGTTTGTTTCTGTATAGATGGGTTGTAAATTCATGTTCAATATTGATGAACTTGGGTTGATATTTTAACTATCAAAACCAAATATTCTCACTCTCTCTTGGAATTTACTTATCTAACGATGTGCCTAATGTGCTAAAGTAAAGAAATACAGATGTATGGATTATTTGTGAATAGGTGTTTGTACGAATGATATTAAGATATGTCATAAAATATGACACTAATGCAAAATATGTGTCACGAAATAAGACATTGTTATAATATTGGACGTTCTTTGACGAGGGGGATATTGTATGCTTTTGCTTTTAAGTAAAGGGTATTTCTACTAAAACCTAGTGATTTAGCAGCTTGTGTTACATTAAAATTAAAATGGGTAAGTGTATTGATAATTAACTGACGCTCCATTTCCTTAACCGTACCCAATTGAATTGAAGTTGTTTGATGTTCAGGTGTTGTTGAGTTCGAAGATGATGTTTTTTGTTGTGTAAGAGTTAATTGGTCAAACTCAATATTGCCATCAAGGTTAACGTATTGTTCAATCGCATTTTCAAGCTCCCTGATATTGCCCGGCCAACTGTAATTCAGAAATTGTTGAAGAGTAGAATATTTTAATTGAGGAACATTTTTTCGAAGATGCAGCGATTTTTTATTGAGAAAAAAACGAATTAACGATGGTAAATCTTCCATTCGCTCCGAAAGAGGTGGTATGCGTAACGGAATTACACTTAATCGATAATAAAGATCCAGGCGGAAGCGACCTTCTTCAACTTCTTTCTTAAGATTTTTATTAGTGGCAGCAATTATTCGCACATCAACAGGTATTGTTTTATCACCACCAACCCGAATAACAGCATTTTCCTGAATAGCACGAAGTAGCTTCACCTGTAATTCAGGTTTCATATCACCAATCTCATCCAAAAAAAGTGTACCGCCATTGGCTAATTCAAATTTTCCGGGATGCCCTCCTTTTTTAGCACCAGTAAAAGCACCGTCGTCGTAACCAAATAATTCACTTTCGATAAGATTTTCGCTAATGGCAGCACAGTTAATAGCCACAAAACCATGATCTTTTCTGCTTCCGGCATTGTGCATGCTTTGGGCGAAAACTTCCTTGCCGGTACCACTCTCGGCTTCAATGAGTACGGTTGATGGACTGTCAGCAATGTTTTTTGCATAATCAACCAATTTACGCATCACTTTGCTTTTGGCAATAATATCGTCGAAAGTAAAGCGGGCTTGCATTCCTGTATATTTATTAACCAGGTTATATACATTTTCAAGTTTTCGCAAAGTAAAAACCAAACCAATCAGTTTCGATTGAGCCTGGTTCATAATTCTACTCACGCTTACATTGTATTTAACCGGACCATCAGATGTATAAACCGGAATTTCTTCGTTTATATATTTATCTCCCGAGCCAATTATTTTTAAAATATTCTTCCACTGCGATACTATTTTGTGAATGGGTATTTTAAGTAATTCGCGTCGTCGTATATTAACCCATCGGCATGCTAAATCATTGGCATAAAGAATTTCTCCATGTGTATTAACCGAAAGAATTCCAACTCTAAGAGCATTCATCATGGCAAAAGTATACTGGTTGGTATCTTCCATTTTTTGTTGCATAGTGGCATCATGAAATTGAGCATGTATGGCCTTTTCGATGGCAGCACTAGCAAAATTCAACCAGGTAAAATCAACATCGAGCGACGAAATTAAATATACACCAAATGGAACTTCCTTGTCGTGTCTATGGCAACTAATAATATTATATGCCGAAGATAAGGTCGTTACAATGCCGCGGTGTTGGGTTGAATCGTTCCAATCAATCTTTTGTTCAAATTGTTTCCAGTTACGTCCGCTTAGCAAATTTAGATCTGAGCTTTTCTGACTGGAGAAGGATGAGGAGATGATGTTTTGCCGGTCAATAGCCACCAAATAAAAGAACGTATTTTTCATACTAGCTGCAAAATCCTCTAATACCTGATGTAAAAGTTGCAAACTATTGTTTTGATGATTCTCTTTATTCGATTTCGGCATGCCTTATCTTAAATTAGGTATAGTACAAAAGTACTCATTTTTCAAAAAAGCACTCTTATTAACGCCCTGTTGGGCGGCTTTGATTTTATTTTTTATCCAAATTAGAAATGAATAAAAATGTTTTTTGTAAAGTTTAAAGTGTAGTAAAATAGATAGATAGTGTTTGTATGTGTGTTCTTTTTATGGAATTGTGGCAAGGTGGTATGGCAGTTGATATTTAAGAAGCGAACGCATCATTGGGGTTAATAACCAGGAGTAAGATTGAGATAAATGATGCAAGTATTAATCTTTAAATCATTTGCCTATGGAAATTAAAAAAAGTAAAAAGGCTGACCTTGAACGAAAAAGGGCCATGTTCTTCCAAATTGGATTGATTGTTACTTTAGGCCTGGTATTAGTTGCATTTGAATGGACAAGCAGCGAAAAAGCAATTGGAGATAAAGGCTGGGTGGAAGAAGAGGTAGTAGAAGAAGAAGTTGCCCCTATCACCCGTCAAGAAGAGGTTAAGCCGCCGCCACCACCACCGCCACCACAAATGTCGGACGTAATTGAAATTGTGGATAACGATGTGGAACTGGATGAAGAATTGGTGATTGAAGATACCGATGTAGACGAAGATTATGAAGTTGATTTGAGTCAATTGGATACAGAGGAAGAAGAGTCGGGCGATCCATTACCATTCTTTGTTCTGGAAGACAAGCCCGTGTTTCCTGGAGGTGAAAAAGCCTTATTAAAGTACCTGTCTACCCATGTTAAGTATCCTGTTATTTGTCAGGAAAATGGAATTCAAGGTACGGTTAGTGTTTCGTTTGTAATTAGCGAAACGGGTAAAGTAACAAATGTGGTTGCTACCAGGGCTCCCGATGCCAACTTAGAAAGGGAAGCTATTAAAGTAGTGGCTTCAATGCCCGACTGGAAACCCGGAAAACAAAGAGGACGTGCTGTAAAAGTAGCGTATACAGTGCCTGTCCGTTTTAGATTACAATAAATTGTATTTATAGGTAATCGAAGTCAGAAAAGGAGAAATGTTGATATGCCAGTCAACGATCCAGGCTCTGACGAAATAATAATTACTGTTGTTCCTTAATTTTTCAAAGAGATAACGATCTCATTTTTCAAAAAAAACATTTAGCCGGTCTGTCCTGAATGACCCTGCAAACTTCCGATAAGAAATCGATTAATCAGGACGAACCGGCTTTGTTATGTCCGTTTGGTATTGGGCGATTTTATTCATCAATAAATACAATGTACTAAAAGCGCCCATCTGGGCGGGCTTTATTGGTTTTTAGAAGGTATAAGTGAAAAGTAAAATTAAAATAATTGAATCTGTAATAGGCAGAAAAACAGGGATTAAAAATGTTTTTATGAAGATTGAAAAGAATGAAATATGAGTTTGGTACACCCATTGCCTTAAGAAAGACAGAAACACATTTATTAACTATTAAACCTTCGCATCATGAAAGTAAAAAAATATAAACACGCCGATTTAGAACGTAAGCGTTCCTTTTTTTTTCAAATAGGTTTAATTGTTGCTTTAGCAGCGTCGCTAGCAGCCTTTGAATGGAGTACTGAA includes:
- a CDS encoding SpoIIE family protein phosphatase, with protein sequence MQNKCFYIESETCQANKYLQNVCGDTCESHKLKDEDRFVSVLADGLGSGVKANVLSTMTSGMVLQFTTRNQPLEHTSEFILRTMPSDSQRHIAYSTFSIVDINCFGEAHFAEYHNPAIIIYRNGSFINLQHAIQKIARPDQIEGIVKNAHLKLEKEDRIIVVSDGITQSGIGSRINPFGWGEEGLKDFVKASVEQKPAISALEMARKILERAKANDLNQLKDDATCQVIYCREPRKLVLASGPPYYKNYDSVLAERVATFEGKKIICGGTTSQIISRELDRKLEVKINVNNLELPPEATMNGIDLITEGILTLGKASSILESIKNNIVEGTGPAEDLVRTLLQCDSILILAGTQINNAHQDPNLPVELEIRRNILKKIASLLETKFLKTVDIEYL
- a CDS encoding [Fe-Fe] hydrogenase large subunit C-terminal domain-containing protein, with product MNLQPIYTETNDCQDCYKCIRECPNKAIKVTDNKASIIDSMCVYCGRCVAVCPTGAKKVRDGVARTKLLIKNRKQVYVSLAPSYVAEYGHKAKAIIPALKKLGFKGVSETALGAQEVSKQVHQFLKIRQSGIYISSACPVVVELIRKYYPQHTLSITPFMSPMLAHAKQLKKWYGNDTGVVFIGPCIAKKSEADFASRNVDVALTFKELNSWLEQEKISLDEVNEGTDTFVPHLAQHSTIYPLDGGMIETIAQQQEDTNAEFMSFSGLKNIKTLLDNLESENPDDLIFLELLACENGCINGPGMSDSKVSISKQMALRNTCKQRIAEQIETIQTESNFNIERDFFNIQTVDKKSFSELQVKEALHTIGKTSIADELNCSGCGYDSCRKFAKAMLMKHAEPEMCVSHMRTLAHHKATVLLQKIPSGVIVLDDLFNVVEMNGACARLLGDEVQLCYNANPGMKGANIDKLVSFGSMFKTALQTGKEYYEVPVVENGKRLQLSIFNVQKHKLVTGILQGMAQPEFQKEIIEKRTREVINKNMETVQKIAFLLGENASYTDSLLNSILETQDESHAE
- a CDS encoding sigma 54-interacting transcriptional regulator — encoded protein: MPKSNKENHQNNSLQLLHQVLEDFAASMKNTFFYLVAIDRQNIISSSFSSQKSSDLNLLSGRNWKQFEQKIDWNDSTQHRGIVTTLSSAYNIISCHRHDKEVPFGVYLISSLDVDFTWLNFASAAIEKAIHAQFHDATMQQKMEDTNQYTFAMMNALRVGILSVNTHGEILYANDLACRWVNIRRRELLKIPIHKIVSQWKNILKIIGSGDKYINEEIPVYTSDGPVKYNVSVSRIMNQAQSKLIGLVFTLRKLENVYNLVNKYTGMQARFTFDDIIAKSKVMRKLVDYAKNIADSPSTVLIEAESGTGKEVFAQSMHNAGSRKDHGFVAINCAAISENLIESELFGYDDGAFTGAKKGGHPGKFELANGGTLFLDEIGDMKPELQVKLLRAIQENAVIRVGGDKTIPVDVRIIAATNKNLKKEVEEGRFRLDLYYRLSVIPLRIPPLSERMEDLPSLIRFFLNKKSLHLRKNVPQLKYSTLQQFLNYSWPGNIRELENAIEQYVNLDGNIEFDQLTLTQQKTSSSNSTTPEHQTTSIQLGTVKEMERQLIINTLTHFNFNVTQAAKSLGFSRNTLYLKAKAYNIPLVKERPIL
- a CDS encoding energy transducer TonB — encoded protein: MEIKKSKKADLERKRAMFFQIGLIVTLGLVLVAFEWTSSEKAIGDKGWVEEEVVEEEVAPITRQEEVKPPPPPPPPQMSDVIEIVDNDVELDEELVIEDTDVDEDYEVDLSQLDTEEEESGDPLPFFVLEDKPVFPGGEKALLKYLSTHVKYPVICQENGIQGTVSVSFVISETGKVTNVVATRAPDANLEREAIKVVASMPDWKPGKQRGRAVKVAYTVPVRFRLQ